A window from Azoarcus sp. DD4 encodes these proteins:
- a CDS encoding FAD-dependent monooxygenase has protein sequence MPQRDLLIVGAGPVGLALALALKDSGLDVVLADARPREAVGSDPRVLALAHGSRLSLERLGVWRDIAATPIETIHVSQQGGFGRSLLRAGDYELPALGYVTAAGTLAGALRKAVDAAGIPVLDQTEVGTLTPNGDMVSAELAGTDAPARLGARLVACAEGGLRAGDADVVEHDYGQHALISVARVAGAHHHTAFERFTSDGPVAFLPYGKDYAIVHVAPPTQADTLLALDDDAYLASLQAKIGGRVHLTAIGERLRYPLVLRYRRHPVGERTVWLGNAAQTLHPVAGQGFNLALRDVCSLADTLRRQARQPGFDPGAPALLAGHARARQLDRFGTIRFTDTLVKLFSNDLMPLRHARGAGLFLLDICPPLRHFVAKRMMFGARAWP, from the coding sequence ATGCCGCAGCGTGACCTGCTGATCGTCGGTGCCGGCCCGGTCGGGCTGGCGCTGGCGCTGGCGCTGAAAGACAGCGGCCTCGACGTCGTGCTGGCAGATGCACGCCCGCGCGAGGCTGTGGGCAGCGACCCGCGCGTGCTGGCGCTGGCCCACGGCAGCCGGCTCAGCCTGGAGCGTCTCGGCGTCTGGCGTGACATCGCCGCCACGCCGATCGAGACCATACATGTATCCCAGCAGGGCGGCTTCGGCCGCAGCCTGCTGCGCGCGGGAGACTACGAACTGCCTGCGCTCGGCTACGTCACCGCTGCCGGCACGCTGGCCGGCGCCCTGCGCAAGGCCGTGGACGCAGCTGGCATCCCGGTGCTGGACCAGACCGAAGTCGGCACACTGACGCCGAACGGCGACATGGTCAGCGCGGAACTGGCCGGCACCGACGCGCCTGCCAGGCTGGGCGCCCGCCTCGTCGCCTGCGCCGAAGGCGGCCTGCGCGCGGGCGACGCCGACGTTGTCGAGCACGACTACGGTCAGCACGCTCTGATCTCGGTGGCCCGCGTGGCCGGCGCTCACCACCACACCGCCTTCGAGCGCTTCACCTCGGACGGCCCGGTCGCCTTCCTGCCCTACGGCAAGGACTACGCCATCGTCCATGTCGCCCCCCCTACGCAGGCCGACACGCTGCTGGCACTGGACGACGACGCCTATCTCGCCAGCCTGCAGGCCAAGATAGGCGGCCGCGTCCACCTGACCGCCATCGGCGAACGCCTGCGCTACCCGCTGGTCCTGCGCTACCGCCGCCATCCGGTGGGCGAGCGCACCGTGTGGCTGGGCAACGCCGCTCAAACCCTGCATCCGGTTGCCGGCCAAGGCTTCAACCTCGCCCTGCGCGACGTCTGCAGCCTTGCGGATACCCTGCGTCGCCAGGCACGACAGCCCGGTTTCGACCCGGGCGCACCCGCCCTGCTGGCCGGCCACGCCCGCGCCCGCCAGCTCGACCGCTTCGGCACGATCCGCTTCACCGACACCCTGGTGAAGCTCTTCAGCAACGACCTGATGCCGCTGCGCCACGCCCGCGGCGCCGGCCTCTTCCTGCTCGACATCTGCCCGCCGCTGCGCCACTTCGTGGCCAAGCGGATGATGTTCGGCGCACGCGCCTGGCCGTAA
- the pepP gene encoding Xaa-Pro aminopeptidase, translating into MNAPTATSLLDTTPFLARRQRLLDRMAAAGGGVAILPTAPEVARNRDTQYPYRHDSYFYYLSGFREPGAVVVLVAGAEPKQILFCREKDEEREIWDGFRYGPDAAREVFGFDEAWTIGDFDRRLPELLANQPLMWFSLGNDAEWDARVTRALNAVRANARTGIVPPHSVRDLRAELDEMRLVKDSFEIDIMRRAGAISAEAHCRAMRATRPGRFEYEIEAELLHHFRRSGSQYPAYTSIVAAGANACILHYVENDRRIADGDLLLIDAGCELDGYASDITRSFPANGHFSGPQRAVYELVLAAQHAARAAIRPGAHWNEPHDAAVKVLAQGMLDLKLLEGSLDAVLEKGDYRRFYMHRTGHWLGMDVHDAGEYKVGGDWRPLEAGMVLTVEPGCYIRPAADVPEAFWNIGIRIEDDALVTADGCEYLTDGVPREVVDIEALMRDAHAAA; encoded by the coding sequence ATGAACGCTCCCACCGCCACCAGCCTGCTCGACACCACGCCCTTTCTCGCCCGTCGCCAGCGCCTGCTCGACCGCATGGCCGCGGCCGGCGGCGGCGTCGCCATCCTGCCCACGGCACCGGAAGTCGCGCGCAACCGCGACACCCAGTATCCATACCGGCACGACAGCTACTTCTACTACCTCTCCGGCTTTCGCGAGCCCGGCGCGGTGGTGGTGCTGGTCGCCGGTGCCGAGCCGAAGCAGATCCTGTTCTGCCGCGAAAAGGACGAAGAACGGGAGATCTGGGACGGCTTCCGCTACGGTCCCGACGCGGCGCGCGAAGTCTTCGGCTTCGACGAAGCCTGGACCATCGGCGACTTCGATCGCCGCCTGCCCGAACTTCTCGCCAACCAGCCGCTGATGTGGTTCAGCCTCGGCAACGACGCCGAATGGGACGCGCGCGTCACCAGGGCGCTCAACGCCGTTCGCGCCAACGCCCGCACCGGCATCGTGCCGCCGCACTCGGTACGCGACCTGCGCGCCGAGCTCGACGAGATGCGCCTGGTCAAGGACAGCTTCGAAATCGACATCATGCGTCGCGCCGGCGCCATCTCTGCCGAGGCGCACTGCCGCGCCATGCGCGCAACCCGGCCGGGCCGTTTCGAATACGAGATCGAAGCCGAACTGCTGCACCATTTCCGCCGCTCGGGCAGCCAGTATCCGGCCTACACCTCGATCGTGGCCGCCGGCGCCAACGCCTGCATCCTGCACTACGTCGAGAACGACCGTCGTATCGCCGATGGCGACCTGCTGCTGATCGACGCCGGCTGCGAGCTCGACGGCTACGCTTCCGACATCACCCGCAGCTTCCCGGCCAACGGCCACTTCAGCGGCCCGCAACGCGCGGTCTACGAGCTGGTGCTCGCCGCCCAGCACGCCGCCCGGGCGGCCATCCGCCCCGGCGCCCACTGGAACGAACCGCACGACGCCGCGGTGAAGGTGCTCGCGCAGGGCATGCTGGATCTCAAGCTGCTCGAAGGTTCGCTCGATGCCGTGCTGGAAAAGGGCGACTACCGCCGCTTCTACATGCACCGCACCGGCCACTGGCTGGGCATGGATGTACACGATGCCGGCGAATACAAGGTCGGCGGCGACTGGCGGCCGCTCGAGGCGGGCATGGTGCTCACCGTAGAACCGGGCTGCTACATCCGCCCGGCCGCCGACGTGCCGGAAGCCTTCTGGAACATCGGCATCCGCATCGAGGACGATGCGCTCGTCACCGCCGATGGCTGCGAATACCTCACCGACGGCGTGCCGCGCGAAGTCGTCGACATCGAAGCGCTGATGCGGGACGCCCATGCCGCAGCGTGA